A region from the Hypericibacter adhaerens genome encodes:
- a CDS encoding lipopolysaccharide assembly protein LapA domain-containing protein, producing MKRLSFIVTLPVTLVILVFALSNRGRVGLMLWPFDVTIDLPIYLVVLGSLLLGFLLGGLIAWFAGGRHRRQARRLHQESRRQAAELADLKKRHSAAAAAPTGSALTVPPQRPPLPSP from the coding sequence GTGAAACGACTTTCATTTATCGTCACCCTGCCGGTCACGCTGGTGATCCTGGTCTTCGCTCTGTCGAACCGGGGCCGTGTCGGGCTCATGCTGTGGCCGTTCGATGTCACGATCGATCTTCCGATCTATCTCGTGGTGCTGGGCAGCCTGCTGCTGGGCTTCCTGCTGGGTGGCCTGATCGCCTGGTTCGCCGGCGGGCGCCATCGCCGCCAGGCGCGCCGCCTGCATCAGGAAAGCCGGCGCCAGGCCGCCGAGCTCGCCGATCTGAAGAAGCGTCACAGCGCTGCCGCAGCGGCGCCCACAGGCAGCGCGCTCACGGTACCACCGCAGCGCCCGCCCCTGCCTTCGCCCTGA
- the ihfB gene encoding integration host factor subunit beta: protein MTKSELILKIGQMNPHLYHRDVERIVGAIFEEITTALARGDRVELRGFGAFSIKQREARVGRNPRTGDTVSVARKVIPFFKTGKQLRERLNGKTE from the coding sequence ATGACCAAGTCGGAATTGATCCTGAAGATCGGGCAGATGAACCCGCATCTTTATCACCGCGATGTCGAGCGCATCGTTGGTGCCATCTTTGAAGAGATTACGACCGCGTTGGCGCGCGGCGACCGTGTGGAATTGCGCGGCTTCGGGGCCTTCTCGATCAAGCAGCGCGAAGCCCGGGTCGGCCGCAATCCGCGGACCGGCGACACCGTGTCGGTGGCCCGCAAGGTCATCCCTTTCTTCAAGACCGGCAAGCAGTTGCGCGAACGGCTCAACGGCAAGACCGAGTGA